Proteins co-encoded in one Methylomonas albis genomic window:
- the ntrC gene encoding nitrogen regulation protein NR(I) produces the protein MQIPDKVWIVDDDKSIRWVLEKALQKAGVHTQSFANANELLKSLPGGLPQVLITDIRMPGMDGFELLRNIQNSYPDLPVIVMTAHSDLESAVSAFHGGAFEYLPKPFDVTEVVETVQRACAHSKQRQSDLVQAPPTVEETPEIIGEAPAMQEVFRAIGRLARSHITVLINGESGTGKELVAKALHRHSPRADQPFIALNMAAIPKDLMESELFGHEKGAFTGAQARRIGRFEQANNGTLFLDEIGDMPAELQTRLLRVLADNEFYPVGAHTSVRVNVRIIAATHQDLEALVSQGRFREDLFHRLNVIRIHIPPLRERRQDIGLLMRHYLYQSAKELNTEIKLLKPETEAFLSSLKWPGNVRQLENICRWLTVMASGREIHMEDLPPELAHNTGDSGSGDSTPGDWESQFKNWVKLQLSTGKVDIAKQAIPTLETLLIEAALNHTHGRKHEAALLLGYGRNTLTRKIKELDIKE, from the coding sequence ATGCAAATACCTGACAAGGTCTGGATTGTCGATGATGACAAATCCATCCGCTGGGTACTTGAGAAAGCCTTGCAAAAAGCCGGCGTCCATACGCAAAGTTTTGCTAATGCCAACGAACTGCTTAAATCCCTGCCCGGCGGCTTGCCGCAAGTACTGATCACTGATATTCGTATGCCGGGCATGGATGGCTTCGAGCTACTGCGCAACATCCAAAACAGTTACCCTGATCTGCCGGTCATCGTAATGACGGCGCATTCGGACTTGGAAAGTGCGGTTTCGGCTTTTCATGGCGGGGCCTTCGAATACCTGCCCAAACCCTTCGACGTCACCGAAGTCGTCGAAACCGTGCAACGTGCCTGCGCGCACAGCAAACAACGGCAAAGCGACCTTGTGCAAGCGCCGCCCACCGTGGAGGAAACGCCGGAAATCATCGGCGAAGCACCGGCCATGCAAGAAGTGTTTCGGGCGATAGGCCGTCTGGCGCGCTCACACATCACCGTACTGATTAACGGCGAATCGGGCACCGGCAAGGAACTGGTCGCCAAGGCCCTGCATCGCCACAGTCCGCGCGCCGACCAGCCGTTCATTGCTTTGAATATGGCGGCTATCCCGAAAGACTTGATGGAATCGGAACTGTTCGGTCATGAGAAAGGCGCGTTTACCGGTGCCCAAGCCAGGAGGATCGGCCGTTTCGAACAGGCTAACAACGGCACGCTGTTTCTGGATGAAATCGGCGACATGCCCGCCGAATTGCAAACGCGCTTACTGCGGGTGCTGGCGGACAACGAGTTTTATCCGGTGGGCGCCCATACCTCGGTAAGAGTTAACGTCCGCATCATTGCAGCGACCCATCAGGACCTGGAAGCACTCGTGTCTCAGGGCCGATTTCGCGAAGACTTGTTTCACCGCCTGAACGTGATTCGAATTCACATTCCGCCCTTGCGCGAACGCCGCCAGGATATAGGTTTGTTGATGCGGCATTATCTGTATCAAAGCGCGAAGGAATTGAATACCGAGATCAAACTTTTAAAACCGGAAACCGAGGCGTTTTTGAGCAGCTTGAAGTGGCCGGGCAATGTGCGGCAACTGGAGAATATCTGCCGCTGGCTGACTGTAATGGCCTCCGGACGCGAAATTCATATGGAAGATTTACCGCCGGAATTGGCCCACAACACCGGCGATTCCGGATCGGGCGATAGCACCCCGGGCGACTGGGAAAGCCAGTTCAAAAACTGGGTCAAGCTACAACTATCGACCGGCAAAGTGGACATCGCCAAGCAGGCCATCCCGACCTTGGAAACCCTGTTAATCGAGGCCGCGTTGAATCACACCCATGGCAGGAAACACGAAGCAGCGCTGTTGCTAGGCTATGGCCGCAACACCTTGACACGTAAAATCAAGGAGCTCGACATTAAGGAATAA
- the glnL gene encoding nitrogen regulation protein NR(II) → MHKKILDHLNEAILLFDKDLRLTYINPAGEILLADSAKHLLGQTAHKLFKTAHNTLFNDLLPRLYLLEPLVDRELILERLSQSITVNLSATPLLEDGKLSEILIELQQVDRHLRITKEEQLLAQQNTSRMLVRGLAHEIKNPLGGLRGAAQLLDLELQDPELKEYTQIIIAESDRLQDLMDKMLGPNKPAHKSQMNIHEALERVRHLVTVEAAHGIMLHTNYDPSIPEIFADKNQLIQAILNIVRNAVQAVQNHGVITIKTRVQRHMTIGRKRYKLTVKIDIIDNGPGIKPELMGQIFYPMITGRAEGTGLGLSIAQSLINQHNGLIECESEPGNTVFSIYLPLEKNHANT, encoded by the coding sequence GTGCATAAAAAGATACTGGATCACTTAAACGAAGCAATCCTGCTGTTCGACAAGGACTTGCGTCTGACCTATATCAATCCCGCCGGCGAGATACTGCTTGCCGATAGCGCTAAGCATTTGCTCGGCCAGACGGCGCATAAGCTATTCAAAACTGCGCACAACACCCTGTTTAACGATTTATTACCGCGCTTGTATCTGCTGGAGCCTCTGGTCGATAGAGAATTAATTCTAGAGCGGCTAAGCCAATCCATTACAGTTAACCTCAGCGCCACACCCTTGCTGGAAGACGGGAAATTGAGCGAAATCCTGATCGAATTGCAGCAGGTGGATCGGCATTTGCGCATTACCAAGGAAGAACAATTACTAGCTCAACAAAATACCAGTCGCATGTTGGTGCGCGGCTTGGCGCATGAGATTAAAAATCCTTTGGGCGGCCTGCGCGGCGCGGCGCAACTGCTGGATCTGGAATTGCAGGATCCTGAATTGAAGGAATATACGCAAATCATTATTGCGGAATCAGACCGCTTGCAGGATCTGATGGACAAGATGCTCGGCCCGAACAAGCCGGCACACAAAAGTCAAATGAATATCCACGAAGCTCTGGAACGAGTCAGGCATCTGGTCACAGTAGAAGCCGCTCACGGCATTATGCTGCATACCAATTACGACCCGAGCATCCCGGAGATTTTCGCCGACAAAAACCAGCTGATCCAGGCCATTCTGAATATCGTCAGGAATGCTGTGCAAGCAGTACAAAACCACGGCGTAATTACCATCAAGACCCGGGTGCAACGGCATATGACCATAGGTCGCAAACGTTACAAACTGACCGTCAAAATCGACATTATCGATAACGGCCCGGGCATTAAGCCCGAGCTGATGGGACAGATTTTTTATCCGATGATCACCGGCCGCGCCGAGGGCACCGGACTTGGCCTGTCTATTGCTCAATCATTGATCAACCAACACAACGGCTTGATCGAATGCGAGAGCGAACCAGGCAACACCGTATTTTCCATCTACCTACCTTTGGAGAAGAATCATGCAAATACCTGA
- a CDS encoding exodeoxyribonuclease III has protein sequence MLRIISVNLNGIRSANRKGFYEWLEAQNPDFVCLQELKAQAADMTDGMLTPKGLHGYFHYAEKKGYSGVGVYSKQPADKVIEGLGHADIDSEGRYLEVQVGNLSVISLYLPSGSSSEERQTVKYSVMERFYPHLAELKASGRDVVICGDWNIAHKEADLKNWRGNQKNSGFLPAERAWMTQIYDELSWVDVYRRLHPDSTDACYTWWSNRGQAWAKNVGWRIDYQVATPGIADSARATSVFKEQRFSDHAPLIVDYEY, from the coding sequence ATGCTCCGCATTATCTCCGTCAATCTAAACGGCATTCGTTCGGCAAACAGAAAAGGCTTTTACGAATGGTTGGAAGCCCAAAATCCCGACTTCGTCTGTCTGCAGGAACTCAAGGCCCAGGCCGCTGATATGACAGACGGCATGCTGACGCCCAAAGGCCTGCACGGCTATTTTCATTATGCCGAAAAGAAGGGCTACAGCGGCGTCGGCGTCTACAGTAAACAGCCGGCCGATAAAGTGATCGAAGGTTTGGGCCATGCCGACATCGATAGTGAGGGCCGCTATCTGGAAGTGCAAGTTGGTAATCTGTCGGTGATTTCCTTGTATCTGCCGTCCGGCTCCAGCAGCGAGGAGCGACAAACCGTCAAATACAGTGTGATGGAACGCTTCTATCCGCATCTTGCCGAACTGAAAGCCAGCGGTCGTGACGTGGTGATTTGCGGCGACTGGAATATCGCTCACAAGGAAGCCGATTTGAAAAACTGGCGCGGCAACCAAAAAAACTCCGGTTTTTTACCTGCGGAGCGGGCCTGGATGACGCAGATATATGACGAGCTGAGCTGGGTGGATGTCTATCGGCGTTTGCATCCGGACAGCACTGACGCCTGCTACACCTGGTGGAGCAATCGCGGTCAGGCTTGGGCCAAGAATGTCGGTTGGCGCATCGATTATCAAGTCGCCACGCCGGGCATCGCCGACAGCGCGCGGGCAACCAGCGTTTTTAAAGAGCAACGCTTCAGCGATCATGCGCCGTTAATCGTCGATTACGAGTATTGA
- a CDS encoding aldehyde dehydrogenase family protein — protein sequence MTDYPIYLAGRFQTTATPLAVVSPYSGQTVYQTYTAGEAEFEAAVVAAQAAQATMQALPVYERYSILQQVSAGILAHRDEFATIMAQEAGKPWKTAQIEVERSAQTFLVAAEEAKRLPGEILSLAWHPAAANKDAIIQYFPVGVVAGISPFNFPLNLVAHKVAPAIAAGCPMVLKPASKTPISALLLAKIIHEAGLPAGGLSVLPMDRVTGNKLVTDPRFNLLSFTGSPEIGWQMKRDAGKKKVVLELGGNAALIVDKDADVTLAANKAVVGAFAYAGQSCIHTQRIYVETSLFDAFIAQFSRKLAELNIGDPQAPNTDFSNMIDENNAKRIESWVNEAIADGAKLLAGGKRDGTLYAPTVLTNTRNAMKVCNLEAFAPIVVIEAFTDFKQAVATINDSSFGLQAGLFSFDSRKIRYAFEHLHVGGLIVNDVPTFRADHMPYGGVKDSGLGREGPKYAIFDMLEPKLLVTDHSQSQF from the coding sequence ATGACCGATTATCCGATTTATCTGGCCGGACGCTTTCAAACCACCGCCACGCCGCTGGCCGTAGTCAGCCCTTACTCCGGGCAAACTGTTTATCAAACCTACACGGCCGGAGAAGCGGAATTCGAAGCCGCAGTAGTCGCTGCCCAGGCCGCGCAAGCCACCATGCAGGCTCTGCCGGTTTACGAACGTTACAGCATCTTGCAGCAAGTATCGGCAGGCATTTTGGCGCATCGCGATGAATTTGCCACGATCATGGCGCAGGAAGCCGGCAAACCCTGGAAAACCGCGCAAATCGAAGTCGAACGTTCGGCGCAGACTTTTTTGGTCGCCGCCGAGGAAGCCAAACGCCTGCCCGGCGAAATACTCAGCCTAGCCTGGCATCCTGCCGCCGCGAACAAAGACGCCATCATTCAATACTTTCCGGTTGGTGTGGTGGCGGGAATCTCGCCGTTTAATTTCCCATTGAATCTAGTCGCGCACAAAGTCGCGCCGGCTATTGCCGCCGGCTGCCCGATGGTGTTAAAGCCGGCTTCGAAAACGCCGATCAGCGCGCTATTGCTGGCCAAAATCATCCATGAGGCCGGCTTGCCGGCTGGCGGTTTGTCGGTATTACCGATGGATCGTGTCACGGGTAACAAGCTGGTAACCGATCCGCGTTTTAATTTACTCAGCTTCACCGGTTCACCGGAGATAGGCTGGCAAATGAAGCGGGATGCCGGCAAAAAGAAAGTGGTACTGGAGTTGGGCGGTAACGCCGCCTTGATTGTGGATAAGGACGCCGATGTGACGCTGGCTGCCAACAAAGCCGTAGTCGGTGCATTTGCTTATGCCGGGCAATCTTGCATACACACGCAGCGGATTTATGTCGAAACCTCGTTATTCGATGCTTTTATCGCGCAGTTTTCTCGAAAATTAGCCGAGCTAAACATCGGCGATCCGCAAGCACCGAACACCGACTTTTCCAACATGATCGACGAAAACAACGCCAAGCGCATCGAAAGCTGGGTTAACGAAGCCATTGCCGACGGCGCCAAACTCCTTGCCGGCGGCAAACGCGACGGCACCCTGTATGCGCCGACCGTACTGACCAATACCCGCAACGCCATGAAAGTCTGCAATCTGGAAGCGTTCGCACCGATTGTGGTCATCGAAGCGTTTACCGATTTTAAACAGGCGGTGGCCACCATCAACGATTCCAGCTTTGGCTTGCAAGCCGGGTTATTTAGCTTCGATAGCCGCAAGATTCGCTACGCGTTCGAGCATCTGCATGTCGGCGGCTTGATAGTCAACGATGTACCGACTTTCCGTGCCGATCACATGCCCTACGGCGGGGTAAAGGATTCCGGCCTGGGTCGGGAAGGCCCGAAATACGCCATCTTCGATATGCTGGAACCCAAGTTATTGGTAACCGATCACAGCCAATCGCAATTTTAA
- a CDS encoding acetolactate synthase large subunit encodes MKASDLFVKCLENEGVEYIFGIPGEENLDLLESLRDSSIKLVITRHEQAAGFMAATVGRLTGKPGVCLSTLGPGATNFFTSAAYAQLGAMPMCMITGQKPIHASKQGQFQMIDTVDMMKPITKFTRQLVRGNRIPSSIREAFKTAQEERPGAVHLELPEDVAAEKTNVPPIPLQKVRRADANVKAVDIAIKRIEAAKSPLLLIGAGANRKRISKMLMAFIEKTGIPFFNTQMGKGVVAEDHPLFIGTAALSDHDYLHCAIERADLIINVGHDVIEKPPFFMKADGISVIDINFVASSVDEIYFPQLDVVGDIANALWQMAERIQVPAHWDFAYFLKVKRTVDTKIAERADADDFPIIPQRLVAEVRNALNQKDILALDNGMYKLWFARNYRALAPNSILLDNALATMGAGLPSAIAAKLIHPEVNVVAICGDGGFMMNSQELETAVRLKLHITVVVLNDSGYGMIKWKQQSSHFSDFGLDFGNPDFVKYAEAYGANGHRVEATEQLQSILTHCLSTPGVHLVDVPIDYAENSRVFTHELKAKSCII; translated from the coding sequence ATGAAAGCCAGTGATCTATTTGTTAAATGTCTTGAAAACGAAGGCGTGGAATACATCTTCGGCATTCCCGGCGAAGAAAACCTGGATTTGTTGGAATCGCTGCGCGACTCGTCGATCAAACTGGTCATCACTAGGCACGAGCAAGCCGCAGGCTTTATGGCCGCCACCGTGGGGCGCTTGACCGGCAAACCGGGCGTCTGCTTGTCTACGCTGGGCCCAGGCGCCACCAACTTCTTTACCTCCGCCGCATACGCACAGCTGGGGGCAATGCCGATGTGCATGATTACCGGACAAAAGCCTATTCATGCCAGCAAGCAAGGCCAATTTCAAATGATCGATACGGTCGACATGATGAAGCCCATTACTAAATTTACCCGGCAATTAGTACGCGGCAATCGCATCCCCTCATCGATACGCGAAGCGTTTAAAACCGCACAAGAAGAGCGGCCCGGAGCGGTGCATCTGGAACTGCCGGAAGACGTCGCGGCCGAAAAAACCAATGTGCCGCCGATTCCGCTACAAAAAGTCCGCCGCGCCGACGCCAATGTCAAAGCCGTGGACATCGCGATTAAGCGCATTGAAGCCGCCAAATCGCCTTTGTTATTGATAGGCGCGGGCGCTAACCGCAAACGCATTTCGAAAATGCTCATGGCATTTATTGAAAAAACCGGGATTCCATTTTTTAACACGCAAATGGGCAAAGGCGTGGTGGCGGAAGATCATCCATTATTTATCGGCACCGCCGCGCTGTCCGATCATGACTATTTGCATTGCGCAATCGAGCGTGCCGACCTGATTATCAACGTCGGCCATGATGTAATCGAAAAACCACCGTTTTTCATGAAAGCCGACGGCATCAGCGTGATCGACATCAACTTTGTCGCCTCCTCGGTAGACGAAATCTATTTCCCGCAACTGGACGTAGTCGGCGACATCGCTAATGCCCTCTGGCAAATGGCGGAACGCATCCAGGTTCCGGCGCATTGGGATTTTGCTTACTTTCTGAAAGTAAAACGCACTGTCGATACCAAAATCGCCGAGCGTGCCGATGCCGACGATTTTCCTATCATTCCGCAGCGACTGGTCGCCGAAGTGCGCAACGCACTGAATCAAAAAGACATTTTGGCGCTGGATAACGGTATGTACAAACTCTGGTTTGCGCGCAATTACCGAGCTCTGGCACCCAACAGCATTTTGCTGGACAACGCGCTGGCAACGATGGGTGCCGGCTTACCGTCGGCGATAGCGGCTAAATTGATTCATCCGGAGGTCAACGTAGTGGCGATCTGCGGCGATGGCGGCTTTATGATGAATAGTCAGGAATTGGAAACCGCAGTGCGTCTAAAGCTGCACATCACTGTAGTAGTGCTGAACGACAGCGGTTACGGCATGATCAAATGGAAACAACAAAGCTCGCACTTTAGCGATTTTGGCTTGGATTTCGGCAACCCGGACTTCGTGAAATACGCCGAGGCTTACGGCGCCAACGGCCACCGGGTTGAAGCAACCGAGCAACTGCAATCGATATTGACTCACTGCCTTAGCACGCCGGGCGTACATCTGGTCGATGTGCCTATCGATTATGCCGAAAACAGCCGGGTATTCACCCATGAGCTGAAAGCAAAATCCTGCATCATTTAG
- a CDS encoding alpha/beta hydrolase → MQHARTLAGVLLLVSLSGCMPMSYPPGAKINSARLGDNTFLTEDGASLPLRRWLPEAEPNAVIIALHGFNDYSHFFDSPGNYFSKLGIACFAYDQRGFGAAPQRGLWAGSDAYAQDLKQLTRLLKQRYPNKPLYLLGESMGGAIVITAMQQENMPDVAGIILAAPALWARSTMPWYQTSLLWTLAHSMPWLTLTGSGLEIMPSDNIDMLRAMGLDPMVIKATRVETVYGLTNLMDAAFDSANSLRAHTLMLYGEKDEVIPKEPTYAFLQQMLTTDTAEKTVAIYQNGYHMLLRDLQAPTAWQDIVAWIKSGPNQLPSGADARARQLLSKG, encoded by the coding sequence ATGCAGCACGCCAGGACCTTGGCCGGCGTGTTATTGCTGGTCTCGCTGAGCGGCTGTATGCCGATGAGCTATCCGCCCGGCGCCAAGATCAATAGCGCGCGGCTGGGCGATAATACTTTTCTAACCGAAGACGGCGCAAGTCTGCCGCTGCGGCGTTGGCTGCCCGAGGCCGAGCCCAATGCAGTGATCATCGCGCTGCACGGTTTTAACGATTACAGCCACTTTTTCGACTCGCCGGGCAATTATTTCAGCAAACTCGGCATCGCTTGTTTTGCTTACGACCAACGCGGTTTCGGCGCAGCGCCGCAGCGCGGTTTGTGGGCCGGCAGTGACGCTTACGCGCAGGATTTAAAGCAATTAACCCGACTGCTGAAACAGCGTTATCCGAACAAACCGCTTTACCTGCTGGGCGAAAGCATGGGCGGTGCGATCGTGATCACCGCTATGCAGCAGGAGAACATGCCGGATGTCGCCGGCATCATCCTCGCCGCACCGGCGCTATGGGCAAGATCGACCATGCCTTGGTATCAAACCAGTTTGTTATGGACTCTGGCGCACAGCATGCCCTGGTTGACCTTGACCGGCAGCGGGCTGGAGATCATGCCGTCGGATAATATCGACATGCTGCGGGCGATGGGCCTCGATCCGATGGTCATCAAAGCCACCCGTGTGGAAACGGTATACGGCTTAACCAACCTGATGGATGCGGCGTTCGATAGTGCAAACTCGCTAAGGGCTCATACCTTGATGCTGTACGGTGAGAAAGACGAAGTCATCCCCAAAGAACCGACCTACGCTTTCTTACAGCAAATGCTGACTACGGATACTGCGGAAAAAACCGTGGCCATTTACCAGAATGGTTACCACATGCTGCTCCGCGATCTGCAAGCCCCCACTGCCTGGCAAGACATCGTGGCCTGGATCAAATCCGGCCCGAACCAGCTGCCTTCCGGCGCGGACGCGCGAGCCCGGCAATTGTTAAGTAAGGGCTAA